One Carassius auratus strain Wakin chromosome 3, ASM336829v1, whole genome shotgun sequence genomic region harbors:
- the LOC113054297 gene encoding butyrophilin-like protein 2, giving the protein MDLFMCICVGIIPVISEAFTVHGPSALMFAHLGSSVVLPCYVDELLLMKDLRVEWRRTDSETLVHLYQDGESRPESQEQDYHDRANFFTDQIQHGNFSLRLDNLRAEDEGRYTCRVYSQQDSGETVVQIKHECLIVSGSDRAVSAHDGEDVTLNCSIDSHIKPEHIEEILWRKTDGDILVLFFQNNKTLPDSSDEQYRSRVELFPAEIPKGNFSLRLKSVRSEDKGVYMCQVFAGGLSANATLVLEKLETMTKYTKLIQFSYS; this is encoded by the exons ATGGACctgtttatgtgtatatgtgtgggtATAATTCCAGTAATATCTGAAG cATTCACTGTGCACGGTCCCTCTGCTCTTATGTTTGCTCATCTGGGATCTTCAGTGGTTTTGCCCTGTTATGTTGATGAACTCTTGCTAATGAAGGATCTGAGGGTTGAATGGAGAAGAACAGACTCAGAGACTCTGGTTCATCTGTATCAAGATGGTGAGAGTCGACCAGAGTCTCAGGAGCAGGATTATCATGATAGAGCTAATTTCTTTACTGATCAGATTCAACATGGAAACTTCTCTCTCCGTCTGGACAATCTGAGAGCTGAAGATGAGGGACGATACACATGTAGAGTTTACAGTCAGCAGGATTCTGGAGAGACTGTGGTTCAGATAAAACATG AGTGTTTGATAGTATCAGGATCAGATCGGGCTGTATCTGCACATGATGGTGAGGATGTCACTCTGAACTGCTCTATAGACTCTCACATCAAACCTGAACACATTGAAGAGATTTTATGGAGGAAAACAGATGGAGATATTCTGGTTCTGTTCTTCCAAAACAATAAGACTTTACCAGATTCATCAGATGAGCAATACAGAAGCAGAGTTGAGCTCTTCCCTGCTGAAATCCCCAAAGGAAACTTCTCTCTCAGACTGAAGAGTGTCAGATCTGAGGATAAAGGAGTTTACATGTGTCAAGTGTTTGCTGGAGGACTTTCAGCCAATGCAACTCTGGTACTGGAGAAACTGG AAACAATGACTAAATACACcaagttgattcagttcagttattCCTGA